One segment of Peromyscus leucopus breed LL Stock chromosome 5, UCI_PerLeu_2.1, whole genome shotgun sequence DNA contains the following:
- the LOC114693926 gene encoding serine/arginine-rich splicing factor 11, translated as MSSTAVVPSAPGPGPGPSGGPGGGTEVIQVTNVSPSASSEQMRTLFGFLGKIDELRLFPPDDSPLPVSSRVCFVKFHDPDSAVVAQHLTNTVFIDRALIVVPYAEGVIPDETKALSLLAPANAVAGLLPGGGLLPTPNPLTQIGAVPLAALGAPALDPALAALGLPGTNLNSQSLAADQLLKLMSTVDPKLNHVAAGLVSPSLKSDTSSKEIEEAMKRVREAQSLISAAIEPDKKEEKRRHSRSRSRPRRRRTPSSSRHRRSRSRSRRRSHSKSRSRRRSKSPRRRRSHSRERGRRSRSTSKARDKKKEDKEKKRSKTPPKSYSTARRSRSASRERRRRRSRSGTRSPKKPRSPKRKLSRSPSPRRHKKEKKKDKDKERSRDERERSTSKKKRSKDKEKERERKSESNKDIKQVTRDYDEEEQGYGSEKEKKEEKRPTEAMSPKTKECSVEKGMGDLRESKVNGDDHHEEDMDMSD; from the coding sequence ATGAGCAGCACGGCCGTGGTCCCCAGCGCGCcgggccccggccccggccccagCGGCGGACCAGGCGGAGGCACCGAGGTGATCCAGGTGACCAACGTGTCCCCGAGCGCTAGCTCTGAGCAGATGCGGACGCTCTTCGGTTTCCTGGGCAAGATCGACGAGCTGCGCCTCTTCCCGCCGGATGACTCGCCTTTGCCAGTCTCCTCTCGTGTCTGCTTTGTTAAGTTCCATGATCCAGACTCAGCAGTTGTGGCACAGCATCTGACAAACACTGTGTTCATTGACAGAGCTTTGATAGTCGTACCATATGCTGAAGGAGTTATTCCTGATGAGACTAAGGCTTTGTCTCTGTTGGCACCAGCTAATGCAGTGGCAGGCCTTCTGCCTGGTGGTGGACTCCTGCCTACCCCCAACCCACTTACCCAGATTGGCGCTGTTCCCCTGGCTGCATTGGGAGCTCCAGCTCTTGATCCtgcccttgctgctcttgggCTTCCAGGAACAAACTTGAACTCTCAGTCTCTTGCTGCAGACCAGCTGTTGAAGCTTATGAGTACTGTTGATCCCAAATTGAATCATGTAGCTGCTGGTCTTGTTTCACCAAGTCTGAAGTCAGACACCTCtagtaaagaaatagaggaagccATGAAGAGGGTGCGTGAGGCCCAATCCCTGATTTCTGCCGCTATTGAGCcagacaagaaggaagaaaagagaagacactCGAGATCAAGGTCGCgcccgaggaggaggaggacccccTCATCCTCCAGGCACAGGCGGTCACGAAGCCGGTCAAGGAGGCGGTCACACTCCAAGTCGAGAAGTAGAAGGAGATCCAAAAGTCCAAGACGGAGACGATCTCATTCCAGAGAGAGGGGTAGAAGGTCAAGGAGCACGTCCAAAgccagagacaaaaagaaagaagataaagaaaagaaacgtTCCAAAACTCCACCAAAAAGCTACAGTACAGCCAGACGCTCTCGGAGTGCAAGCAGGGAGAGACGACGACGGCGAAGCAGGAGTGGTACAAGATCTCCTAAAAAGCCCAGGTCTCCTAAAAGAAAGCTGTCTCGCTCACCATCTCCACGGAGacataaaaaagagaagaaaaaagataagGACAAAGAAAGAAGCAGGGATGAAAGGGAACGATCAACAAGTAAAAAGAAGAGGAGCAAAGACAAGGAGAAGGAGCGCGAAAGGAAGTCTGAGAGCAACAAAGACATCAAACAGGTGACACGGGATTATGATGAAGAAGAGCAGGGCTATGGCAgcgagaaggagaagaaggaggagaagagaccAACAGAAGCAATGTCCCCTAAAACAAAGGAGTGCTCTGTGGAGAAGGGGATGGGTGACCTGAGAGAGTCCAAAGTGAATGGGGATGATCACCACGAAGAAGACATGGATATGAGTGACTGA